The following proteins are encoded in a genomic region of Anticarsia gemmatalis isolate Benzon Research Colony breed Stoneville strain chromosome 17, ilAntGemm2 primary, whole genome shotgun sequence:
- the Dab gene encoding DAB adaptor protein isoform X4 codes for MFNHKLPTDFPMQTLRKKTSPCKYKNDPGRFLGEGVSFRAKLIGVLEVPEARGDRMCQEALADLKMAIRAAGEHKQRIQVHVAIDGLRLRDDKTGDSLYHHPVHKISFIAQDMTDSRAFGYIFGSPDTGHRFFGIKTDKAASQVVIAMRDLFQVVFELKKKEVEMAKQQLEGKTVTSTLVRHATNASTESKTKSISSVGETSTPISKSVDTGAEGGVAELVDLEQELSSLRRGLTQVEGLTPSTDPFGDSFTTLPATQVNKGLLPPPPSGASTRGRSTPATSSTRTVFSPGKTAPALPFDLATVAAEFEPTPALVDNLTDTPVTMDELKNPPKKVLKDLVSTTQSLISDILPVTDSKIEHYGPATTMTSLSRHSGGSVAIVKPPQSAMFSANFFSSDPFAETDPFDNTDPFSDSFKDDPFTSMQDFPKSSVLRVDEIKSKLSRDTPLDEPKPLENGKNVFNGPLQVSLPPEPAPKSPRLQRQSTDSMSVRQRPVASSKPLDSASPPPPLPPKKDAASRPPPRPPQDHDDDAPPLPKPAMRREPAYVVADRSSKPRLSSAATNSSEDEYLTPAPPPLPTARRFDITLSQLLTCTMDELANRLRVPAATLSSMTLPQLTDYLRSYLAADNDRAHIHVEPVTRTEKEKSITTLSGLSTPNTTIEKPIPPPAAAIVNDFKPQFEDNFAPTSEISDTFVANFDDFDKKANPSYDRYAAFREIQEEELKAKSILDPIDALEGEPKQDSDEKELTAIDNLMRANQERESENKELARSPLKTLDELTLDSFNMFRNSVSPKPSQIDAKIEDIKSVMKTLQIEKTRRSVSPRDNGHVEVKQEDTNDRYAALREITITEPSQDEFESIPPEVPKERKKSDEKSDGFDNSDFFDCIDNSSLSFTHVEDAFRKSPVVKEREEEKIIAHIPIQEKKVVESGIELTPVPARDLQPPPARLSTGSISDVVSGSSPDTKEKCVGVAGVGVAGAGRWAVLGGAAASGGSSDSRDSEPRHRPRRARHHTPPARAPIVQTSSSSRDVSPWDEELPPVTRLQRPPSHRDRESRHNSSGSRECLDSGSGREKEKLRDKREMRDRDRDMSRDGRDSARDRRDSGSGRDRRDVSKERDHRDHRDRRDRRSRDRENDSWDRDRTYSRERDYRDSRSRERLPKDYREKDRHRKPRHSYDEEEDYSDGCGSGRSSPRDRWSDQRWRRDERNYGSLGWRETRRRAELRQNEDPTERRYGTTLGWSSRRANTTTRRESSRERERERDVVRDARRRPRRDEPRRAPRDYRFSNDFSPRDREHTSPFDNDFHDTPTPTAKKRTTYSSLEGTRFAFEPEEATASPASGASSAREGSGARFRFDSESMSPRSMFEDDFNTPAPPRPRTASIAEEEEGEIPPLRARPPITTNSSRDIRKSDSVNIFTRESDPFEGDAFFACTGSDRAARRENWPGDFQGFDNA; via the exons ATGTTCAATCACAAGTTACCGACTGACTTTCCAATGCAAACCCTTCGTAAGAAAACCAGCCCTTGCAAAT aTAAGAACGATCCGGGCCGTTTCCTGGGGGAGGGGGTGTCGTTCCGCGCCAAGCTGATCGGCGTGCTCGAAGTGCCTGAGGCGAGGGGGGACAGGATGTGCCAGGAAGCGCTGGCTGACCTGAAGATGGCCATCCGCGCCGCGGGGGAGCACAAGCAGCGCATACAGGTCCACGTCGCGATAGATGGACTCAGGCTCAGGGATGACAAGACCGGG GACTCCCTGTACCATCACCCAGTGCACAAGATCTCGTTCATCGCGCAAGACATGACGGACTCGAGAGCGTTCGGTTACATCTTCGGCTCCCCTGACACTGGCCATCGGTTCTTCGGCATCAAGACTGATAAAGCTGCTAGTCAA gTAGTAATAGCGATGAGAGACTTATTCCAAGTGGTGTTCGAGCTGAAGAAGAAAGAGGTAGAGATGGCCAAACAGCAGTTAGAAGGCAAAACGGTGACCAGCACCCTTGTCCGGCACGCGACCAATGCCTCCACTGAAAGTAAAACCAAG AGTATATCATCAGTGGGTGAGACGAGCACGCCGATCTCTAAGAGCGTTGACACGGGCGCGGAGGGCGGCGTGGCGGAACTAGTCGACTTGGAGCAGGAGCTCAGCTCGTTGCGCCGGGGACTCACGCAGGTGGAGGGTCTCACGCCTTCCACTGATCCCTTCGGAGATTCCTTCACTACTCTCCCGGCCACGCAGGTCAAT AAAGGCCTTCTACCCCCTCCTCCATCGGGGGCCTCCACCCGAGGGCGAAGCACCCCCGCTACATCAAGTACTCGTACAGTCTTCAGTCCGGGGAAGACGGCGCCTGCCTTGCCATTCGACCTGGCCACCGTCGCGGCGGAGTTCGAACCGACACCGGCACTTGTCGACAACCTTACCGACACACCAGTTACTATGGAT GAGCTCAAAAATCCGCCAAAGAAAGTGCTCAAAGACCTGGTGTCGACCACACAGAGTCTTATATCAGACATATTGCCGGTCACTGACAGTAAGATAGAGCATTACGGGCCGGCGACGACGATGACGTCACTGTCGAGACACTCGGGCGGGTCCGTAGCGATCGTCAAGCCGCCGCAGAGCGCCATGTTCAGTGCCAACTTTTTCTCGTCAGATCCCTTCGCGGAAACAGATCCTTTCGATAACACAGATCCGTTCTCGGACTCGTTCAAGGACGACCCGTTCACGAGCATGCAGGACTTTCCCAAGTCGAGTGTACTGCGCGTGGATGAGATCAAGAGTAAACTGAGCCGGGACACGCCCCTCGACGAACCGAAGCCGCTGGAGAACGGGAAGAACGTGTTCAACGGACCGCTGCAGGTGTCGCTGCCGCCGGAGCCGGCGCCTAAGTCGCCTAGATTGCAAAGACAG AGCACGGACAGCATGTCGGTCCGCCAGCGGCCGGTGGCGAGCAGCAAGCCGCTGGACAGcgcgtcgccgccgccgccgctgccgccCAAGAAGGACGCCGCcagccgcccgccgccgcgcccgccgcagGACCACGACGACGACGCGCCGCCGCTGCCCAAGCCCGCCATGAGGAGGGAACCTGCC TACGTGGTGGCGGACCGCAGCAGCAAGCCGCGCCTGTCGTCGGCGGCCACCAACAGCAGCGAGGACGAGTACCTGAcgccggcgccgccgccgctgcccACCGCCAGGCGCTTCGACATCACGCTCAGCCAGCTGCTCACCTGCACCATGGACGAGCTCGCTAATAG ACTGCGAGTTCCTGCCGCAACGCTGTCTTCTATGACTCTACCTCAACTCACCGACTACCTTAGATCTTATTTAGCAGCGGATAACGATAGAGCG CATATCCACGTAGAACCAGTCACTCGGACCGAAAAAGAGAAATCTATAACAACACTATCGGGCTTATCGACGCCTAACACGACCATTGAAAAGCCCATCCCTCCCCCCGCAGCGGCCATAGTGAACGACTTCAAACCGCAATTCGAAGATAACTTCGCACCGACGTCAGAAATCAGCGACACTTTTGTCGCAAATTTCgacgattttgataaaaaagcgAACCCTTCATACGACAGATACGCAGCATTTAGAGAAATACAAGAAGAGGAATTAAAAGCTAAGTCTATATTAGACCCTATTGATGCGTTAGAAGGTGAACCGAAGCAGGATTCGGACGAGAAAGAACTGACCGCGATCGACAATCTTATGAGAGCGAATCAAGAAAGGGAATCAGAGAATAAGGAATTAGCTCGAAGTCCTTTGAAGACATTGGACGAGCTGACTCTAGATTCGTTCAATATGTTCAGAAACTCTGTAAGTCCTAAGCCGTCGCAGATAGACGCTAAGATAGAAGATATAAAGTCTGTGATGAAGACGCTGCAGATTGAGAAGACGAGACGTAGTGTGTCACCACGGGATAATGGACACGTCGAAGTGAAACAGGAGGATACTAACGATAG ATATGCCGCACTGCGTGAAATCACAATAACAGAACCATCGCAAGACGAGTTCGAGTCCATACCACCCGAAGTGCCCAAAGAACGGAAGAAATCCGACGAGAAATCTGACGGCTTCGACAATTCCGACTTCTTCGACTGTATAGACAATAGCTCGCTCTCTTTCACACACGTGGAGGACGCGTTTAGAAAGAGTCCCGTGGTGAAAGAGAGGGAAGAAGAGAAGATTATCGCTCATATTCCTATACAAGAGAAGAAGGTGGTGGAAAGTGGGATTGAGTTGACGCCGGTGCCGGCGAGGGATCTGCAGCCTCCGCCCGCGCGGTTATCTACAGGGTCTATCAGTGATGTTGTTAGTGGATCTTCGCCTGATACTAAAG AGAAGTGCGTGGGCGTGGCGGGCGTGGGCGTGGCGGGCGCGGGGCGCTGGGCGGTGctgggcggcgcggcggcgtcgGGCGGCTCGTCCGACTCGCGCGACTCCGAGCCGCGCcaccgcccgcgccgcgccagGCACCACACGCCGCCTGCACGGGCGCCTATCG TACAAACGTCATCGTCATCTCGTGACGTATCACCGTGGGACGAGGAGCTACCGCCGGTCACTCGACTGCAACGACCGCCGTCACACCGCGATAGAGAATCTAG ACACAATTCATCCGGCTCAAGAGAATGCCTCGACAGCGGCAGCGGGCGGGAGAAAGAGAAACTAAGAGACAAACGTGAAATGAGAGACAGGGATAGAGATATGAGCCGGGACGGACGCGACTCGGCTCGGGATCGGAGGGACTCGGGCAGTGGGCGGGACCGCCGTGACGTCAGCAAGGAGCGCGACCACAGGGACCATAGAGATAGGAGGGATAGACGGAGTAGGGATAGAGAGAATGACTCGTGGGACAGAGACAGAACGTATAGCAGAGAGCGGGACTATAGAGACTCGCGGAGTAGAGAAAGACTGCCGAAAGACTATAGGGAGAAAGATAGACATAGGAAGCCGAGACATTCATATGATGAGGAAGAAGa TTACAGTGACGGTTGCGGGTCGGGCCGGTCGTCGCCCAGGGACCGGTGGTCGGACCAACGGTGGAGGAGAGACG aaagaaaTTACGGTTCTCTAGGCTGGCGTGAAACAAGACGAAGAGCGGAATTGAGACAAAACGAAGATCCTACTGAAAGAAG ATATGGCACGACTCTCGGCTGGTCGTCTCGTCGCGCCAATACTACCACACGTCGCGAAAGTTCCCGGGAACGGGAGCGGGAGCGGGACGTAGTGCGGGAcgcgcggcgccgcccgcgccgggacgagccgcgccgcgcgccccgGGACTATCGCTTCTCTAACGACTTTTCGCCGCGGGACCGGGAACATACCTCGCCGTTCGATAACGACTTCCACGACACGCCCACACCCACTGCCAAGAAGAGGACTACTTATTCCAGCTTGGAAGGGACCAG ATTTGCCTTCGAGCCAGAAGAAGCGACAGCATCTCCCGCGTCAGGCGCGAGCAGTGCACGGGAAGGCTCAGGCGCGAGGTTCAGGTTCGACTCCGAGTCGATGTCGCCGCGCTCCATGTTCGAGGACGATTTCAACACGCCCGCGCCTCCGCGGCCTCGCACCGCCTCCATCGCCGAAGAGGAGGAGGGGGAGATCCCCCCTCTTAGAGCACGACCACCGATCACTACGAACTCATCCCGTGACATTAGAAAGTCGGATTCGGTGAATATTTTCACAAGAGAATCGGATCCGTTCGAAGGTGACGCGTTCTTCGCGTGCACGGGGTCGgaccgcgcggcgcggcgggagAACTGGCCCGGGGACTTCCAGGGGTTCGACAACGCGTGA
- the Dab gene encoding DAB adaptor protein isoform X2 yields MQVCHFQHLLRQFDKNDPGRFLGEGVSFRAKLIGVLEVPEARGDRMCQEALADLKMAIRAAGEHKQRIQVHVAIDGLRLRDDKTGDSLYHHPVHKISFIAQDMTDSRAFGYIFGSPDTGHRFFGIKTDKAASQVVIAMRDLFQVVFELKKKEVEMAKQQLEGKTVTSTLVRHATNASTESKTKSISSVGETSTPISKSVDTGAEGGVAELVDLEQELSSLRRGLTQVEGLTPSTDPFGDSFTTLPATQVNKGLLPPPPSGASTRGRSTPATSSTRTVFSPGKTAPALPFDLATVAAEFEPTPALVDNLTDTPVTMDVSQPSSSTTQSLSYDVFTELDPLGTGRSKPYVDKKLFFQELKNPPKKVLKDLVSTTQSLISDILPVTDSKIEHYGPATTMTSLSRHSGGSVAIVKPPQSAMFSANFFSSDPFAETDPFDNTDPFSDSFKDDPFTSMQDFPKSSVLRVDEIKSKLSRDTPLDEPKPLENGKNVFNGPLQVSLPPEPAPKSPRLQRQSTDSMSVRQRPVASSKPLDSASPPPPLPPKKDAASRPPPRPPQDHDDDAPPLPKPAMRREPAYVVADRSSKPRLSSAATNSSEDEYLTPAPPPLPTARRFDITLSQLLTCTMDELANRLRVPAATLSSMTLPQLTDYLRSYLAADNDRAHIHVEPVTRTEKEKSITTLSGLSTPNTTIEKPIPPPAAAIVNDFKPQFEDNFAPTSEISDTFVANFDDFDKKANPSYDRYAAFREIQEEELKAKSILDPIDALEGEPKQDSDEKELTAIDNLMRANQERESENKELARSPLKTLDELTLDSFNMFRNSVSPKPSQIDAKIEDIKSVMKTLQIEKTRRSVSPRDNGHVEVKQEDTNDRYAALREITITEPSQDEFESIPPEVPKERKKSDEKSDGFDNSDFFDCIDNSSLSFTHVEDAFRKSPVVKEREEEKIIAHIPIQEKKVVESGIELTPVPARDLQPPPARLSTGSISDVVSGSSPDTKEKCVGVAGVGVAGAGRWAVLGGAAASGGSSDSRDSEPRHRPRRARHHTPPARAPIVQTSSSSRDVSPWDEELPPVTRLQRPPSHRDRESRHNSSGSRECLDSGSGREKEKLRDKREMRDRDRDMSRDGRDSARDRRDSGSGRDRRDVSKERDHRDHRDRRDRRSRDRENDSWDRDRTYSRERDYRDSRSRERLPKDYREKDRHRKPRHSYDEEEDYSDGCGSGRSSPRDRWSDQRWRRDERNYGSLGWRETRRRAELRQNEDPTERRYGTTLGWSSRRANTTTRRESSRERERERDVVRDARRRPRRDEPRRAPRDYRFSNDFSPRDREHTSPFDNDFHDTPTPTAKKRTTYSSLEGTRFAFEPEEATASPASGASSAREGSGARFRFDSESMSPRSMFEDDFNTPAPPRPRTASIAEEEEGEIPPLRARPPITTNSSRDIRKSDSVNIFTRESDPFEGDAFFACTGSDRAARRENWPGDFQGFDNA; encoded by the exons ATGCAGGTGTGTCATTTCCAGCATCTCTTACGGCAGTTCG aTAAGAACGATCCGGGCCGTTTCCTGGGGGAGGGGGTGTCGTTCCGCGCCAAGCTGATCGGCGTGCTCGAAGTGCCTGAGGCGAGGGGGGACAGGATGTGCCAGGAAGCGCTGGCTGACCTGAAGATGGCCATCCGCGCCGCGGGGGAGCACAAGCAGCGCATACAGGTCCACGTCGCGATAGATGGACTCAGGCTCAGGGATGACAAGACCGGG GACTCCCTGTACCATCACCCAGTGCACAAGATCTCGTTCATCGCGCAAGACATGACGGACTCGAGAGCGTTCGGTTACATCTTCGGCTCCCCTGACACTGGCCATCGGTTCTTCGGCATCAAGACTGATAAAGCTGCTAGTCAA gTAGTAATAGCGATGAGAGACTTATTCCAAGTGGTGTTCGAGCTGAAGAAGAAAGAGGTAGAGATGGCCAAACAGCAGTTAGAAGGCAAAACGGTGACCAGCACCCTTGTCCGGCACGCGACCAATGCCTCCACTGAAAGTAAAACCAAG AGTATATCATCAGTGGGTGAGACGAGCACGCCGATCTCTAAGAGCGTTGACACGGGCGCGGAGGGCGGCGTGGCGGAACTAGTCGACTTGGAGCAGGAGCTCAGCTCGTTGCGCCGGGGACTCACGCAGGTGGAGGGTCTCACGCCTTCCACTGATCCCTTCGGAGATTCCTTCACTACTCTCCCGGCCACGCAGGTCAAT AAAGGCCTTCTACCCCCTCCTCCATCGGGGGCCTCCACCCGAGGGCGAAGCACCCCCGCTACATCAAGTACTCGTACAGTCTTCAGTCCGGGGAAGACGGCGCCTGCCTTGCCATTCGACCTGGCCACCGTCGCGGCGGAGTTCGAACCGACACCGGCACTTGTCGACAACCTTACCGACACACCAGTTACTATGGAT GTGAGCCAGCCCAGCTCGTCCACGACGCAGTCGCTCAGTTACGACGTATTCACCGAACTAGACCCCCTCGGTACCGGCCGGAGTAAACCTTACGTTGACAAAAAACTCTTCTTTCAGGAGCTCAAAAATCCGCCAAAGAAAGTGCTCAAAGACCTGGTGTCGACCACACAGAGTCTTATATCAGACATATTGCCGGTCACTGACAGTAAGATAGAGCATTACGGGCCGGCGACGACGATGACGTCACTGTCGAGACACTCGGGCGGGTCCGTAGCGATCGTCAAGCCGCCGCAGAGCGCCATGTTCAGTGCCAACTTTTTCTCGTCAGATCCCTTCGCGGAAACAGATCCTTTCGATAACACAGATCCGTTCTCGGACTCGTTCAAGGACGACCCGTTCACGAGCATGCAGGACTTTCCCAAGTCGAGTGTACTGCGCGTGGATGAGATCAAGAGTAAACTGAGCCGGGACACGCCCCTCGACGAACCGAAGCCGCTGGAGAACGGGAAGAACGTGTTCAACGGACCGCTGCAGGTGTCGCTGCCGCCGGAGCCGGCGCCTAAGTCGCCTAGATTGCAAAGACAG AGCACGGACAGCATGTCGGTCCGCCAGCGGCCGGTGGCGAGCAGCAAGCCGCTGGACAGcgcgtcgccgccgccgccgctgccgccCAAGAAGGACGCCGCcagccgcccgccgccgcgcccgccgcagGACCACGACGACGACGCGCCGCCGCTGCCCAAGCCCGCCATGAGGAGGGAACCTGCC TACGTGGTGGCGGACCGCAGCAGCAAGCCGCGCCTGTCGTCGGCGGCCACCAACAGCAGCGAGGACGAGTACCTGAcgccggcgccgccgccgctgcccACCGCCAGGCGCTTCGACATCACGCTCAGCCAGCTGCTCACCTGCACCATGGACGAGCTCGCTAATAG ACTGCGAGTTCCTGCCGCAACGCTGTCTTCTATGACTCTACCTCAACTCACCGACTACCTTAGATCTTATTTAGCAGCGGATAACGATAGAGCG CATATCCACGTAGAACCAGTCACTCGGACCGAAAAAGAGAAATCTATAACAACACTATCGGGCTTATCGACGCCTAACACGACCATTGAAAAGCCCATCCCTCCCCCCGCAGCGGCCATAGTGAACGACTTCAAACCGCAATTCGAAGATAACTTCGCACCGACGTCAGAAATCAGCGACACTTTTGTCGCAAATTTCgacgattttgataaaaaagcgAACCCTTCATACGACAGATACGCAGCATTTAGAGAAATACAAGAAGAGGAATTAAAAGCTAAGTCTATATTAGACCCTATTGATGCGTTAGAAGGTGAACCGAAGCAGGATTCGGACGAGAAAGAACTGACCGCGATCGACAATCTTATGAGAGCGAATCAAGAAAGGGAATCAGAGAATAAGGAATTAGCTCGAAGTCCTTTGAAGACATTGGACGAGCTGACTCTAGATTCGTTCAATATGTTCAGAAACTCTGTAAGTCCTAAGCCGTCGCAGATAGACGCTAAGATAGAAGATATAAAGTCTGTGATGAAGACGCTGCAGATTGAGAAGACGAGACGTAGTGTGTCACCACGGGATAATGGACACGTCGAAGTGAAACAGGAGGATACTAACGATAG ATATGCCGCACTGCGTGAAATCACAATAACAGAACCATCGCAAGACGAGTTCGAGTCCATACCACCCGAAGTGCCCAAAGAACGGAAGAAATCCGACGAGAAATCTGACGGCTTCGACAATTCCGACTTCTTCGACTGTATAGACAATAGCTCGCTCTCTTTCACACACGTGGAGGACGCGTTTAGAAAGAGTCCCGTGGTGAAAGAGAGGGAAGAAGAGAAGATTATCGCTCATATTCCTATACAAGAGAAGAAGGTGGTGGAAAGTGGGATTGAGTTGACGCCGGTGCCGGCGAGGGATCTGCAGCCTCCGCCCGCGCGGTTATCTACAGGGTCTATCAGTGATGTTGTTAGTGGATCTTCGCCTGATACTAAAG AGAAGTGCGTGGGCGTGGCGGGCGTGGGCGTGGCGGGCGCGGGGCGCTGGGCGGTGctgggcggcgcggcggcgtcgGGCGGCTCGTCCGACTCGCGCGACTCCGAGCCGCGCcaccgcccgcgccgcgccagGCACCACACGCCGCCTGCACGGGCGCCTATCG TACAAACGTCATCGTCATCTCGTGACGTATCACCGTGGGACGAGGAGCTACCGCCGGTCACTCGACTGCAACGACCGCCGTCACACCGCGATAGAGAATCTAG ACACAATTCATCCGGCTCAAGAGAATGCCTCGACAGCGGCAGCGGGCGGGAGAAAGAGAAACTAAGAGACAAACGTGAAATGAGAGACAGGGATAGAGATATGAGCCGGGACGGACGCGACTCGGCTCGGGATCGGAGGGACTCGGGCAGTGGGCGGGACCGCCGTGACGTCAGCAAGGAGCGCGACCACAGGGACCATAGAGATAGGAGGGATAGACGGAGTAGGGATAGAGAGAATGACTCGTGGGACAGAGACAGAACGTATAGCAGAGAGCGGGACTATAGAGACTCGCGGAGTAGAGAAAGACTGCCGAAAGACTATAGGGAGAAAGATAGACATAGGAAGCCGAGACATTCATATGATGAGGAAGAAGa TTACAGTGACGGTTGCGGGTCGGGCCGGTCGTCGCCCAGGGACCGGTGGTCGGACCAACGGTGGAGGAGAGACG aaagaaaTTACGGTTCTCTAGGCTGGCGTGAAACAAGACGAAGAGCGGAATTGAGACAAAACGAAGATCCTACTGAAAGAAG ATATGGCACGACTCTCGGCTGGTCGTCTCGTCGCGCCAATACTACCACACGTCGCGAAAGTTCCCGGGAACGGGAGCGGGAGCGGGACGTAGTGCGGGAcgcgcggcgccgcccgcgccgggacgagccgcgccgcgcgccccgGGACTATCGCTTCTCTAACGACTTTTCGCCGCGGGACCGGGAACATACCTCGCCGTTCGATAACGACTTCCACGACACGCCCACACCCACTGCCAAGAAGAGGACTACTTATTCCAGCTTGGAAGGGACCAG ATTTGCCTTCGAGCCAGAAGAAGCGACAGCATCTCCCGCGTCAGGCGCGAGCAGTGCACGGGAAGGCTCAGGCGCGAGGTTCAGGTTCGACTCCGAGTCGATGTCGCCGCGCTCCATGTTCGAGGACGATTTCAACACGCCCGCGCCTCCGCGGCCTCGCACCGCCTCCATCGCCGAAGAGGAGGAGGGGGAGATCCCCCCTCTTAGAGCACGACCACCGATCACTACGAACTCATCCCGTGACATTAGAAAGTCGGATTCGGTGAATATTTTCACAAGAGAATCGGATCCGTTCGAAGGTGACGCGTTCTTCGCGTGCACGGGGTCGgaccgcgcggcgcggcgggagAACTGGCCCGGGGACTTCCAGGGGTTCGACAACGCGTGA